Proteins from a single region of Pyrus communis chromosome 6, drPyrComm1.1, whole genome shotgun sequence:
- the LOC137737433 gene encoding RNA polymerase II C-terminal domain phosphatase-like 3: MVAGGFGWNNCKEIEEILGGGVMGKDDEGAKVVEDVEEGEISDSTSVEEISEEDFVKQEKQQEVKVVVPPPPPPKDPSKSNGGDDARVWTMRDIYNYPGFRGYRSGLVNLAWAQAVQNKPLNQLLQVNDPDEKLKRSSSSPSVISSERSNAKEVDGVVIVDSGDEMDAEKEEGELEEGEIDLDSEPADGENTATAEEARDGVLVCDDMDVDNSETGLKMRVSSIREALESVTVNEAEKSFGDVCLQLLNTLESLRGVLSETNVSTKEALVQPSFTAVQAISSVFCSMRPDQKEQNKDIISRVLSSVKNDPPLLAPEQIKEIGVMISSVDSPDVFLQTRAGITDNEVQVIGGVNNKNSEAVNAGSSANFASDTVVSGVYSNPFMLSEVPKPGVSILKGRRVVLPLLDTHKDHDVDSLPSPTRESPSCFPVQNTLVVTDKMVKPRPDTSRVTPNAGGSGLHPYDTDAIKAVSTYQQINRTSFFMSERLPSPTPSEDGDNGDDDTVGEVSSSSASNLRTSVPPILGQQVVSPSPIPVGSSSMQERFTGKSAAPASSGSNITIKAPTRNRDPRLRFSNSDMGALNLNPQPLTVHSAPKVDSVITLSSRKQKPLEDSKFDGPALKRQRNTLDNSGFVKDPKTASGSGGWLEDIGGVGPHLISKNQTVENTQSDPRQVVNDVSSSSTADGNSNGPNSSNEHLSVTDISTASLPALVKDIAVNSAIFKDIAVNPTMLLNILKLGQQQRLAAEAQQKSADPEKSMTNPISSSSILRSNASVNIPSKTAAMLQTLAGTLPVSSQKAPTDESGKVRMKPRDPRRVLHGNALQKSGSLGQEQFRNIVTPLSSSQGNKDNLNGQKHDGQVDMKLVTSQSVEAPDIARQFTKNLKNIADIISVSNGSTSPTIASQSLSSQPVPIKTERIDPKTEEQGTGSISASEAAAAGPSHSAPMWGDVEHLFEGYDDQQKAAIQRERARRIEEQKKMFAARKLCLVLDLDHTLLNSAKFIEVDPVHDEILRKKEEQDREKPQRHLFRFHHMGMWTKLRPGVWNFLERASQLFELHLYTMGNKLYATEMAKVLDPTGVLFAGRVISRGDDGDPDDGDAPKSKDLEGVLGMESAVVIIDDSVRVWPHNKMNLIVVERYTYFPCSRRQFGLLGPSLLEIDHDERQEDGTLASSLSVIEKMHQIFFSHPSLDEADVRNILASEQRKILNGCRILFSRVFPVGEVNPHLHPLWQTAEQFGAVCTNYIDDQVTHVVANSLGTDKVNWAISSGKFVVHPGWVEASALLYRRANEQDFAIKP; this comes from the exons ATGGTCGCTGGTGGATTTGGGTGGAACAATTGCAAAGAAATCGAGGAAATTTTAGGGGGTGGTGTAATGGGGAAAGATGATGAAGGTGCGAAAGTGGTTGAAGATGTAGAAGAAGGTGAAATTTCGGATTCGACTTCGGTGGAGGAGATAAGTGAGGAAGATTTTGTCAAGCAGGAGAAGCAGCAGGAAGTTAAGGTGGTGGTTCCGCCGCCGCCACCGCCCAAGGATCCGTCTAAATCCAACGGCGGAGATGATGCTAGGGTTTGGACGATGCGCGACATCTACAACTACCCGGGATTTCGGGGGTACAGGTCCGGCTTGGTTAACCTCGCTTGGGCTCAGGCCGTACAGAATAAGCCGCTCAATCAGCTTCTGCAAGTGAATGACCCCGACGAGAAATTGAAGCGATCGTCGTCGTCGCCGTCGGTGATTTCGTCCGAAAGGAGCAACGCGAAGGAAGTGGATGGAGTGGTGATTGTTGATAGTGGTGATGAAATGGATGCTGAGAAGGAGGAAGGGGAGTTGGAGGAGGGCGAGATTGATCTGGATTCGGAGCCTGCCGATGGCGAAAACACGGCGACAGCTGAGGAGGCTAGAGATGGTGTTTTGGTTTGTGATGATATGGATGTTGATAATTCCGAGACTGGTTTGAAGATGCGAGTGAGCTCGATTCGGGAGGCTTTGGAAAGTGTTACTGTAAATGAAGCAGAGAA ATCATTTGGGGATGTTTGCCTCCAGTTACTCAACACTTTGGAGAGCTTGCGTGGAGTGCTTTCGGAAACTAATGTTTCCACAAAGGAAGCTCTTGTTCAACCGTCCTTCACTGCAGTACAAGCTATCAGCTCC GTGTTCTGCTCAATGAGACCTGACCAAAAGGAACAAAACAAAGATATTATATCAAG GGTACTTTCTTCTGTGAAGAATGATCCTCCTCTTCTTGCCCCTGAGCAGATAAAAGAG ATAGGGGTCATGATATCCTCTGTGGATTCCCCTGATGTTTTCCTCCAAACTAGAGCAGGCATTACAGATAATGAGGTACAGGTTATTGGTGGGGTTAATAATAAGAATTCTGAAGCTGTAAATGCCGGTTCGTCAGCTAATTTTGCTTCAGACACTGTTGTATCTGGGGTTTATAGCAATCCATTTATGTTGTCCGAAGTACCAAAACCAGGAGTGTCTATTTTGAAGGGTAGGAGGGTCGTGCTTCCCCTGTTAGACACTCACAAGGATCATGATGTAGATAGCCTTCCTTCTCCAACACGAGAGTCCCCATCATGTTTTCCTGTTCAGAACACATTGGTTGTTACTGATAAGATGGTAAAACCACGGCCTGATACCTCTAGGGTGACACCAAATGCTGGAGGTTCTGGATTGCATCCTTATGATACTGATGCTATTAAAGCTGTATCCACTTATCAACAAATTAATCGGACTTCTTTTTTCATGAGTGAAAGACTTCCAAGTCCAACCCCATCAGAAGACGGTGATAATGGGGATGATGATACTGTTGGAGAGGTTTCTAGTTCTTCTGCTAGTAATTTAAGAACTTCAGTTCCTCCTATTTTGGGACAGCAAGTTGTTTCTCCTTCCCCTATTCCTGTGGGTAGCTCCAGCATGCAAGAACGATTTACAGGTAAAAGTGCTGCCCCTGCAAGTTCTGGATCTAATATCACCATAAAAGCTCCAACTAGGAATAGAGATCCTAGGCTTCGGTTTTCCAATTCTGATATGGGTGCCTTGAATCTCAACCCACAGCCCTTGACAGTGCATAGTGCACCTAAAGTAGATTCAGTTATAACGTTAAGCTCGAGAAAGCAAAAACCCCTTGAGGATTCTAAATTTGATGGTCCTGCATTAAAGAGGCAAAGGAATACATTGGATAACTCAGGTTTTGTTAAAGATCCAAAAACTGCTTCTGGAAGTGGTGGCTGGTTGGAGGACATTGGTGGTGTTGGACCTCATTTAATTAGCAAGAATCAGACAGTGGAGAACACACAGTCTGATCCCAGACAGGTGGTTAATGATGTAAGTAGTTCTAGTACTGCAGATGGAAACTCCAATGGCCCAAACAGTTCAAATGAGCATTTGTCAGTGACGGATATAAGCACGGCTTCCCTGCCTGCATTAGTTAAAGACATTGCTGTGAATTCTGCAATATTTAAAGATATTGCTGTGAATCCAACCATGCTGTTAAACATACTTAAGCTGGGACAGCAGCAAAGGTTAGCTGCAGAAGCCCAGCAGAAGTCTGCTGATCCTGAAAAAAGCATGACAAATCCTATAAGCTCAAGTTCAATACTAAGATCAAATGCATCAGTGAATATTCCTTCAAAGACCGCAGCCATGTTACAGACACTAGCAGGAACACTTCCCGTTAGTTCACAAAAAGCTCCAACG GATGAGTCAGGGAAAGTCCGCATGAAACCCCGTGACCCTCGTCGTGTTCTCCATGGTAATGCACTTCAAAAGAGTGGGAGTCTGGGACAAGAGCAGTTCAGAAATATTGTAACCCCACTGTCCAGCAGCCAGGGGAATAAGGATAATCTTAATGGCCAAAAGCACGATGGTCAGGTGGATATGAAGCTAGTCACTTCTCAATCAGTAGAGGCCCCTGACATTGCTCGCCAATTCACAAAGAATCTGAAAAATATTGCTGATATCATTTCTGTTTCTAATGGATCAACGAGTCCAACAATAGCTTCTCAGAGTCTTTCTTCCCAACCAGTTCCAATCAAGACTGAGAGAATAGATCCAAAGACTGAGGAGCAGGGTACTGGAAGTATTTCTGCTTCTGAAGCAGCTGCAGCAGGTCCCTCTCATTCTGCCCCCATGTGGGGAGATGTTGAACATCTGTTTGAAGGATATGATGACCAGCAAAAAGCTGCTatccagagagagagagcaaggaGGATAGAAGAACAGAAGAAAATGTTTGCAGCACGCAAGCTTTGCCTTGTCTTGGATCTAGATCACACACTTCTTAATTCAGCTAAG TTTATTGAAGTAGACCCAGTGCATGATGAGATTttgagaaagaaagaggaaCAGGATCGTGAAAAACCACAGCGACATCTCTTTCGATTCCATCACATGGGAATGTGGACCAAATTACGGCCTGGGGTTTGGAATTTTTTGGAGAGG GCTAGTCAACTTTTTGAGTTGCATCTTTACACAATGGGGAACAAGCTATATGCAACGGAAATGGCAAAGGTGCTAGATCCAACAGGGGTACTTTTTGCTGGACGAGTTATTTCTAGAGGCGACGATGGAGATCCCGATGATGGTGATGCTCCGAAGAGTAAGGATCTGGAAGGAGTTTTGGGTATGGAATCAGCTGTTGTGATTATAGATGATTCTGTGAGGGTCTGGCCGCATAACAAAATGAACTTGATAGTCGTGGAACG GTATACGTACTTTCCTTGTAGCAGACGACAATTTGGGCTTTTAGGTCCCTCTCTGCTGGAgattgaccatgacgagagaCAAGAAGATGGGACTTTGGCATCCTCATTGTCG GTTATTGAGAAGATGCATCAGATCTTTTTCTCCCATCCCTCCCTAGATGAAGCAGATGTTAGAAATATTCTAGCCTCTGAGCAGCGGAAGATTTTGAATGGTTGTCGTATACTATTTAGCAGGGTATTTCCAGTTGGTGAGGTCAATCCTCACCTACATCCGCTGTGGCAGACAGCTGAACAGTTTGGTGCTGTGTGTACCAACTATATAGATGACCAGGTCACCCATGTAGTTGCCAATTCCCTCGGGACTGACAAG GTGAATTGGGCTATTTCTTCGGGGAAATTTGTTGTCCATCCTGGCTG GGTGGAAGCATCAGCTTTGCTTTACCGGAGGGCAAATGAGCAGGATTTTGCCATTAAACCATAA
- the LOC137736437 gene encoding transcription factor bHLH137-like, translated as MVSQEEEKLTKQMNKNRANIQSKVAAADKAVQFQRDGVRVKARRGQATNSHSLAERARREKISMSMKLLQSLVPGCDQITGKAQILDEIIKYVQLLQNQVECLAAQLASVDLMLYFCELNQSANPSASERLLCCLEPQFSSALEPSSTQFGSLADATPTSASILLTEEQKANLIHQAIWEKKENSEMGNRLD; from the exons ATGGTTTCGCAG GAAGAAGAGAAGCTCACCAAACAGATGAACAAAAACAGAGCAAATATACAGAGCAAAGTTGCTGCTGCAGATAAAGCGGTCCAATTCCAAAGAGATGGGGTTCGTGTGAAAGCAAGAAGGGGTCAAGCAACTAATAGTCACAGCCTTGCTGAAAGG gcaagaagagagaaaattagtATGAGTATGAAACTTTTGCAGTCTCTTGTTCCTGGTTGTGATCAG ATAACTGGCAAGGCTCAGATATTGGACGAGATCATCAAATACGTCCAGTTACTGCAGAATCAAGTCGAG TGCCTCGCAGCTCAGCTTGCTTCGGTGGATCTCATGCTGTACTTCTGCGAGCTGAACCAAAGTGCAAATCCATCTGCTTCAGAG AGACTACTATGTTGCTTGGAACCTCAATTTTCGTCTGCGCTAGAGCCTAGCTCTACCCAGTTCGGGTCTCTGGCAGACGCTACACCGACTTCCGCTTCCATATTACTTACAGAGGAACAGAAAGCCAACTTAATCCATCAG GCAATCtgggaaaagaaagaaaatagcgAGATGGGAAACAGACTCGATTAG